From a region of the Hyalangium minutum genome:
- a CDS encoding TonB-dependent receptor domain-containing protein has protein sequence MLHSAPAKAEPNRPLRLEGTLVDDGRKVSELVIRYRGPGEPFAELPMERQYGDLYRATLPAEHMVPPGVEYYIEAILKGGDRQPVFQTEARPSRVIVPGELPRPKVAVTEPPPPPPPPPPPAPTKSSSRKKEPEPEPEPVAAPQSSGKKAPASDDAMAALSAEVPSDEPAPAPPTRSNGRKGSASKPTASTASTSPASTSTPEPASKPPVEPLEPIDMSPPAASGSSKPSRSELEEDLALYSAEDTLALATRHTESVTRVPAIAASFGREQIRALGARTVADVLDVVPGLTVSRDVQGNHRVAIRGLRNDAEVLFLLNGHRLNNFFDGRALMNLPVENLDRIEVIRGPGSSLYGAGAFLGVVNIVTDRSEGVRASASGGGFTERGQNSFAPTVDAHASSAVSAGGLRLFGDLDVWAQSGDSSPIESDALIQETLNQKLRDADDPAGYTHDERLLFNVGLGLSYDLGAAGRLSSSIRVLTEDRTALMGLFDTVGEDSDLSWTVAMLDVEYERAVAEGILLRVRGYGDQQSTNRLFQLAPDGFRTGDGADQLFPDGLLEQTRINVRTLGLGVDSDMVLGHTNRLSVGAVAELQMLAGYEYTTNYTLDNRVRPTLTPPEGLVNIKDIAGGAAARRMTLGLFIQDQWTVIAPLTLTFGVRADATQLPTTDETGAINGSKLVPSINPRVGLVFAATDAIVLKALYGRSFRSPTLQELAESLPDTDYNQGRFEGNPTLRPATVDTVELGVDVIQASGDSRVRLRGNAFYERFRSPIFPVDTSGNIVPLRNRDLGVRVIGVEGEARLEASKRANAWVNASFFRAEDLELPSQSRLLTDTPQARFNAGVSMPLGDWVNLDVVVRAGAERRNNTRSVLELIRRYQIPAYSLITAQLRTEPIAEHFEVSVLAQNLFDHDLRDDVPRPDRVTGLLPRESQSVYLTVRARY, from the coding sequence TTGTTGCACTCCGCGCCCGCCAAGGCCGAGCCGAACCGGCCGCTGCGGCTCGAAGGCACGCTGGTGGATGACGGCCGGAAGGTCTCGGAGCTGGTCATCCGCTACCGTGGGCCGGGCGAGCCCTTCGCCGAGCTCCCCATGGAGCGGCAGTACGGCGATCTCTACCGGGCGACCCTTCCCGCCGAGCACATGGTCCCGCCCGGCGTCGAGTACTACATCGAGGCCATTCTCAAGGGGGGTGACCGCCAGCCCGTGTTCCAGACGGAGGCCAGGCCCAGCCGCGTCATCGTGCCCGGGGAGCTCCCGCGTCCCAAGGTGGCCGTGACCGAGCCGCCGCCGCCGCCGCCGCCGCCGCCGCCGCCTGCTCCCACGAAGAGCAGCTCGCGCAAGAAGGAGCCCGAGCCCGAACCCGAGCCCGTGGCCGCCCCGCAGAGCAGCGGCAAGAAGGCCCCAGCCTCCGACGACGCCATGGCCGCGCTCTCCGCCGAGGTTCCCAGCGACGAGCCTGCCCCAGCCCCGCCGACCCGCTCCAATGGGCGCAAGGGTTCCGCTTCCAAGCCCACGGCATCCACCGCCTCCACATCCCCCGCCTCCACGTCCACGCCAGAGCCGGCCTCCAAGCCCCCGGTGGAGCCGCTGGAGCCGATCGACATGTCCCCGCCGGCGGCCTCGGGCAGTTCGAAGCCCTCTCGCTCCGAGCTGGAGGAGGATCTGGCCCTCTACAGCGCGGAGGACACGCTCGCGCTCGCCACGCGCCACACGGAGTCGGTCACCCGCGTGCCCGCCATCGCCGCGTCCTTCGGGCGTGAACAGATCCGGGCGCTCGGGGCGCGCACCGTGGCGGATGTGCTGGACGTGGTGCCCGGGCTCACTGTGAGCCGGGATGTGCAGGGCAACCACCGCGTCGCCATCCGGGGGCTGCGCAACGACGCGGAGGTGCTGTTCCTCCTCAACGGGCACCGGCTCAACAACTTCTTCGATGGCCGGGCGCTGATGAACCTGCCGGTGGAGAACCTGGACCGCATCGAGGTCATCCGCGGCCCGGGCTCCTCCCTCTATGGCGCCGGAGCCTTCCTGGGCGTGGTCAACATCGTCACCGATCGCAGCGAGGGCGTGCGTGCCTCCGCCTCGGGCGGTGGCTTCACCGAGCGGGGCCAGAATTCCTTTGCCCCCACGGTGGATGCCCATGCCTCCTCGGCCGTCAGTGCCGGGGGCCTCCGCCTCTTCGGAGATCTGGACGTGTGGGCCCAGTCCGGAGACTCCTCGCCCATCGAGAGCGACGCGCTGATCCAGGAGACGCTCAACCAGAAGCTGCGGGATGCCGACGACCCGGCGGGCTACACCCATGACGAGCGCCTGCTCTTCAACGTCGGTCTGGGGCTGTCCTACGACTTGGGCGCCGCTGGCCGCCTGAGCTCCTCCATCCGAGTGCTCACCGAGGACCGAACCGCCTTGATGGGGCTCTTCGACACCGTGGGCGAGGACTCGGACCTGAGCTGGACGGTGGCGATGCTGGATGTCGAGTACGAGCGCGCCGTGGCCGAGGGCATCCTCCTGCGCGTTCGTGGCTACGGCGATCAGCAGAGCACCAACCGCCTCTTCCAGCTCGCTCCGGATGGCTTCCGAACGGGGGATGGCGCGGACCAGCTCTTCCCGGATGGCCTGCTCGAGCAGACGCGCATCAACGTGCGCACCCTGGGGCTCGGCGTGGACTCGGACATGGTGCTGGGCCACACCAACCGCCTCTCGGTGGGCGCGGTGGCAGAGCTGCAGATGCTCGCCGGCTACGAGTACACGACGAACTACACCCTGGATAACCGGGTCCGGCCCACGCTCACTCCGCCCGAGGGGCTGGTGAACATCAAGGACATCGCCGGTGGCGCTGCCGCCCGGCGCATGACGCTGGGCCTCTTCATCCAGGATCAGTGGACGGTGATCGCTCCGCTGACGCTCACCTTCGGCGTGCGCGCGGACGCCACCCAGTTGCCCACCACGGACGAGACGGGCGCCATCAACGGCTCGAAGCTGGTGCCCAGCATCAACCCGCGCGTGGGCCTCGTGTTCGCCGCCACGGATGCCATCGTCCTCAAGGCGCTCTATGGGCGCTCGTTCCGCTCGCCCACGCTGCAGGAGCTGGCCGAGAGCCTCCCGGACACCGACTACAACCAGGGCCGCTTCGAGGGAAACCCCACGCTGCGCCCCGCCACCGTGGACACCGTGGAGCTGGGCGTGGACGTCATCCAGGCCTCGGGCGACTCGCGCGTGCGCCTGCGCGGCAACGCCTTCTATGAGCGCTTCCGCTCGCCCATCTTCCCCGTGGATACCTCCGGCAACATCGTCCCGCTGCGCAACCGCGACCTGGGCGTGCGCGTGATCGGCGTGGAGGGCGAGGCCCGCCTGGAGGCCTCCAAGCGCGCCAACGCCTGGGTCAACGCCTCCTTCTTCCGCGCCGAGGATTTGGAGCTGCCCTCCCAATCCCGCCTGCTCACCGATACCCCGCAGGCCCGCTTCAACGCCGGCGTCTCCATGCCCCTGGGCGACTGGGTGAACCTGGACGTGGTGGTGCGCGCGGGCGCCGAGCGGCGCAACAACACCCGCTCCGTGCTGGAGCTGATCCGCCGCTACCAGATCCCCGCCTACAGTCTCATCACCGCCCAACTGCGCACCGAGCCCATCGCCGAGCACTTCGAGGTGTCCGTGCTGGCGCAGAACCTGTTCGACCATGACCTGCGCGACGATGTGCCCCGGCCGGACCGCGTCACCGGCCTGCTGCCGCGCGAGAGCCAGTCCGTCTATCTCACCGTGAGGGCCCGCTACTGA
- a CDS encoding 5'-nucleotidase C-terminal domain-containing protein: protein MTRPLLAALVAAALMPGLGCLAYNDPCQPLVDDPNKEIGYLGEDVYLDRPYARHDNNALGQLAADAYQHVEDDSAAKAVLGIVNGGSIRAEGLCITRTMLPKGQLTDGVLHEVLLFENQVVTVNLTEKELVDMFEHSVSALLTAGQPISSPSGAFLHVSGSTTLRVDCEYPRGQRVRELTVNGTPVALPPRTDEVARYRVGMPSFLLEGGDGYGTIFKNAGSDPARNPVRSQKFGGVDSNIVSAYMKATYATEAQPLKEAGRIVFENCAKPTRPTR from the coding sequence ATGACCCGTCCGCTCCTGGCCGCGCTGGTGGCCGCCGCGCTCATGCCCGGGCTCGGCTGCCTGGCCTACAACGATCCCTGCCAACCCCTGGTGGACGATCCCAACAAGGAGATCGGCTACCTGGGCGAGGACGTCTACCTGGACCGGCCCTATGCCCGGCACGACAACAACGCCCTGGGACAGCTCGCGGCGGACGCCTACCAGCACGTGGAGGATGACTCGGCCGCCAAGGCGGTGCTGGGCATCGTCAACGGCGGCTCCATCCGCGCCGAGGGCCTGTGCATCACCCGCACCATGCTCCCCAAGGGCCAGCTGACGGACGGCGTGCTCCACGAGGTGCTGCTCTTCGAGAACCAGGTCGTCACGGTGAACCTCACCGAGAAGGAGCTGGTGGACATGTTCGAGCACTCGGTGAGCGCGCTCCTCACGGCGGGGCAGCCCATCTCCTCGCCCTCGGGCGCCTTCCTGCACGTGTCCGGCAGCACCACGCTGCGCGTGGACTGTGAGTACCCCCGGGGCCAGCGGGTGCGGGAGCTGACGGTGAATGGCACACCGGTGGCGCTGCCGCCGCGCACGGACGAAGTCGCCCGCTACCGCGTGGGCATGCCCAGCTTTCTCCTCGAGGGAGGGGACGGCTACGGGACGATCTTCAAGAACGCAGGCAGCGACCCTGCTCGCAATCCCGTGCGCTCCCAGAAGTTCGGGGGCGTGGACTCCAACATCGTCAGCGCCTACATGAAGGCGACCTACGCCACGGAGGCACAGCCCCTCAAGGAGGCCGGGCGCATCGTCTTCGAGAACTGCGCGAAGCCCACCCGGCCCACACGCTAG
- a CDS encoding TIGR04563 family protein, which produces MSSTDHRKQSLYFPEDMLEEIQREATRQDRSLSWIVQQAWKVARGDIRKMPSVNDVLAPAPKPVAAPVAPPGDGEPKP; this is translated from the coding sequence ATGTCCTCCACTGACCATCGTAAGCAAAGTCTCTACTTCCCCGAGGACATGCTCGAGGAGATCCAGCGCGAGGCAACTCGCCAGGATCGCTCGCTCTCCTGGATTGTCCAGCAGGCCTGGAAGGTGGCCCGCGGGGACATCCGGAAGATGCCCTCGGTCAACGACGTGCTGGCCCCGGCACCCAAGCCGGTCGCCGCTCCCGTGGCGCCCCCGGGCGACGGTGAGCCCAAGCCTTAA
- a CDS encoding TIGR04563 family protein, whose product MAGTDKRKQSLYFPEEMLKEIQEEANRQDRSLSWVVQQAWKIARERIKAFPAVNDVTGDERQDPREE is encoded by the coding sequence ATGGCTGGCACCGACAAGCGCAAGCAATCTCTGTACTTCCCCGAAGAGATGTTGAAGGAGATCCAGGAAGAGGCGAACCGGCAGGACCGCTCGCTTTCGTGGGTCGTCCAGCAGGCGTGGAAGATCGCCCGCGAGCGCATCAAGGCCTTCCCGGCCGTCAATGATGTCACTGGCGATGAACGCCAGGATCCCCGCGAGGAGTAA
- the tilS gene encoding tRNA lysidine(34) synthetase TilS, which yields MITWTLEAEFRRFGLVGRSVLLAVSGGADSTALLVGTALVRARLGLTAEVATLDHGLRPEAGEEAQAVERLAALHGLPCHVRRLNLRPGAGVEERARTARYEVLEALRAERGLAAVVTAHTATDQAETLLMRLARGSALKGAAGIQRRRGTVVRPLLDRTREELEAFLQEQGTGFVTDPMNADPRLFRIRVRRELLPALSRAAGFPVAERLASFARLAAEDDALLEEMATAAWRRLVLPEGGLDAVGVRALEPPLRRRVLARLLTQEGAAVDDATLGRGLDAVARGRSATLSGGLQLRASGGVVRCVRPRATVSGSLLLEGEGSSGPLEGTRWTFTVGPAPQRPGALRLILPREVRWPLTVRTRRPGDRIPGARGSRKLQDLFVDLRVPSERRDLQPVVVDGEGRLLWVPGLWAPPERKVVSGQSLWAFPPSPSNGGSGPL from the coding sequence TTGATCACGTGGACACTCGAGGCGGAGTTCCGCCGCTTCGGGCTCGTGGGCCGCTCGGTGCTGCTCGCCGTATCGGGCGGTGCGGACTCCACCGCGCTGCTCGTGGGCACGGCACTCGTGCGAGCTCGGCTGGGACTCACGGCCGAGGTGGCGACCCTGGACCATGGGCTGAGACCTGAGGCAGGGGAGGAGGCCCAGGCGGTCGAGCGGCTGGCTGCACTCCATGGGCTGCCCTGCCATGTGCGTCGGCTGAACCTGAGGCCCGGCGCGGGAGTAGAGGAGCGCGCACGCACCGCTCGGTACGAGGTTCTCGAAGCGCTGAGAGCAGAGCGAGGGCTGGCAGCGGTGGTCACCGCGCACACGGCGACTGATCAGGCGGAGACCCTGCTGATGCGGCTGGCGCGAGGCTCGGCGCTCAAGGGAGCGGCAGGCATCCAGCGCAGGCGTGGCACGGTCGTCCGCCCTCTGCTGGACCGTACGAGGGAAGAGCTCGAAGCCTTCCTTCAGGAGCAGGGCACGGGCTTCGTGACCGATCCGATGAATGCCGACCCTCGCCTGTTTCGTATCCGCGTCCGGCGCGAGCTGCTGCCCGCGCTCTCTCGTGCGGCGGGCTTCCCGGTGGCCGAGCGGCTGGCGTCGTTCGCACGGCTGGCGGCCGAGGACGATGCGCTGCTGGAGGAAATGGCGACGGCGGCCTGGCGAAGGCTCGTGCTCCCAGAGGGAGGCTTGGATGCGGTGGGGGTTCGCGCGCTGGAGCCTCCGCTGCGGCGTCGCGTGCTCGCACGGCTGCTCACGCAAGAAGGGGCAGCGGTGGATGACGCGACGCTGGGCCGGGGCCTCGACGCAGTGGCACGAGGCCGCTCGGCCACCTTGAGTGGAGGCCTTCAACTCCGGGCCTCGGGTGGGGTGGTGCGCTGCGTTCGTCCTCGCGCCACGGTGAGCGGTTCACTCCTTCTAGAAGGAGAGGGCTCCTCGGGGCCACTGGAGGGAACGCGCTGGACCTTCACGGTCGGCCCCGCTCCTCAGCGGCCCGGAGCACTCCGGCTGATCCTGCCGCGAGAGGTCCGCTGGCCGCTCACCGTGCGGACGCGGAGGCCCGGGGATCGCATCCCGGGGGCTCGGGGTTCACGAAAGCTGCAGGATCTCTTCGTGGACCTGCGCGTCCCCTCCGAGCGTCGAGATCTCCAGCCCGTGGTGGTGGACGGGGAAGGTCGGCTGCTCTGGGTGCCTGGCCTCTGGGCGCCACCCGAAAGGAAGGTGGTTTCCGGACAGTCGCTCTGGGCATTCCCCCCGAGCCCAAGCAACGGGGGCAGCGGTCCGTTATAG
- the ftsH gene encoding ATP-dependent zinc metalloprotease FtsH, with protein MRSTYKTIGLWVILIVLFVAFYNFFSQGSDQVEDPSFTQLLEKIEHKEVRDISVKGNTYSGEYGPNKTKFRTTGPVADTSMLQMLRDKGVNVKYEKEEQNNLWLTILGQWMPVVFLFLFFIFFMRQLQGGSGKAMTFGKSKAKLLNESHNKVTFADVAGADECKEELEEIVAFLKDPKKFTKLGGRIPKGVLMMGSPGTGKTLLARAVAGEAGVPFFSISGSDFVEMFVGVGASRVRDLFEQGKKNAPCIIFIDEIDAVGRHRGAGLGGGHDEREQTLNQLLVEMDGFESNEGVILIAATNRPDVLDPALQRPGRFDRRIVVPRPDLKGRLGVLKVHTRRVPLAPEVDLEVIARGTPGMTGADLENLVNESALMAARQNKERVDLSDFEAAKDKVFMGPERKSMIMTEKEKRNTAVHEAGHALLAKLLPGCDPLHKVTIIPRGQALGVTWSLPTEDKVNGYKKQILDQITMAMGGRLAEEIMFNEMSSGASNDIERATETARAMVCRWGMSDKLGPLAFGKSEGEVFLGRDFSATKDYSEDTARQIDAEVRGIVLGCYENGKRLLTERKDALQRISDALVEYETLDAEDVNILLQGGALTRERPPPRLTAPPKSTEKKDKRKILDALEAIPKMEPNKA; from the coding sequence GTGCGTTCGACTTACAAGACCATCGGCCTCTGGGTGATCCTGATCGTCCTGTTCGTGGCCTTCTACAACTTCTTCTCTCAAGGCAGCGACCAGGTAGAGGACCCCTCCTTTACCCAGCTGCTTGAGAAGATTGAGCACAAGGAGGTCCGAGACATCTCGGTCAAGGGCAACACCTACTCGGGCGAGTACGGCCCTAACAAGACGAAGTTCCGGACCACGGGCCCCGTGGCGGACACGTCCATGCTCCAGATGCTCCGGGACAAGGGCGTCAACGTGAAGTACGAGAAGGAGGAGCAGAATAACCTGTGGCTGACCATCCTCGGGCAGTGGATGCCGGTGGTCTTCCTGTTCCTGTTCTTCATCTTCTTCATGCGCCAGCTGCAAGGTGGCAGCGGCAAGGCGATGACCTTCGGCAAGTCGAAGGCCAAGCTCCTCAACGAGAGCCACAACAAGGTGACGTTCGCCGATGTGGCCGGCGCCGACGAGTGCAAGGAGGAGCTGGAGGAGATCGTCGCCTTCCTGAAGGACCCCAAGAAGTTCACCAAGCTGGGCGGCCGCATCCCCAAGGGCGTGCTGATGATGGGCTCGCCGGGTACGGGCAAGACGCTGCTGGCTCGCGCGGTGGCCGGTGAGGCCGGCGTGCCGTTCTTCTCCATCTCCGGCTCGGACTTCGTGGAGATGTTCGTGGGCGTTGGCGCCAGCCGCGTCCGCGACTTGTTCGAGCAGGGCAAGAAGAACGCCCCTTGCATCATCTTCATCGACGAGATCGACGCCGTGGGCCGCCACCGTGGCGCGGGCCTGGGCGGCGGTCATGACGAGCGCGAGCAGACGCTCAACCAGCTGCTGGTGGAGATGGACGGCTTCGAGTCCAACGAGGGTGTGATCCTCATCGCCGCCACCAACCGCCCGGACGTGCTGGATCCCGCGCTGCAGCGCCCTGGCCGCTTCGACCGCCGGATTGTCGTTCCGCGGCCGGACCTGAAGGGCCGCTTGGGCGTGCTGAAGGTGCACACGCGGCGCGTGCCGCTGGCCCCTGAGGTGGACCTCGAGGTCATCGCCCGCGGTACGCCGGGCATGACGGGCGCGGACCTGGAGAACCTGGTGAACGAGTCGGCACTCATGGCCGCGCGTCAGAACAAGGAGCGCGTGGACCTGAGCGACTTCGAGGCCGCCAAGGACAAGGTCTTCATGGGCCCCGAGCGCAAGTCCATGATCATGACCGAGAAGGAGAAGCGGAACACCGCCGTGCACGAGGCTGGCCACGCGCTGCTCGCCAAGCTGCTGCCCGGCTGCGACCCGCTCCACAAGGTCACCATCATTCCTCGCGGCCAGGCCCTTGGCGTTACCTGGAGCCTGCCCACCGAGGACAAGGTCAACGGGTACAAGAAGCAGATCCTCGACCAGATCACCATGGCGATGGGTGGCCGTCTCGCCGAGGAGATCATGTTCAACGAGATGTCCAGCGGCGCCTCCAACGACATCGAGCGCGCCACCGAGACGGCGCGCGCCATGGTGTGCCGCTGGGGCATGAGCGACAAGCTCGGGCCCCTGGCGTTCGGCAAGAGCGAGGGCGAGGTGTTCCTCGGCCGCGACTTCAGCGCCACCAAGGACTACTCCGAGGACACGGCGCGGCAGATCGACGCCGAGGTGCGCGGCATCGTCCTGGGCTGCTACGAGAACGGCAAGCGTCTCCTCACCGAGCGCAAGGACGCCCTCCAGCGGATCTCCGACGCGCTCGTGGAGTACGAGACGCTGGATGCCGAGGACGTGAACATCCTCCTGCAGGGTGGAGCGTTGACCCGGGAGCGTCCGCCCCCGCGCTTGACCGCCCCGCCGAAGTCCACCGAGAAGAAGGACAAGCGGAAGATCCTCGACGCGCTCGAGGCGATCCCCAAGATGGAGCCGAACAAGGCGTAA
- a CDS encoding helix-turn-helix domain-containing protein — protein sequence MSPALPRAKIATQLGTAARQARHHLRLTQAEVAEQTGIALEVYGRIERGVLLPSLQTFVALCRVLEADPRLLLGFLEASSLPVEERAPAEAPGVRRLTRMARELSEEEVRALLSVAKVLLARRGEGRTRP from the coding sequence GTGAGTCCTGCGCTGCCGAGGGCGAAGATCGCGACCCAACTGGGGACGGCTGCACGCCAGGCCCGGCACCACCTGCGTCTGACGCAAGCAGAGGTGGCCGAGCAGACCGGCATCGCCTTGGAAGTCTATGGGCGCATCGAGCGTGGGGTGCTGTTGCCCAGCCTTCAGACCTTCGTGGCGCTGTGCCGAGTCCTGGAGGCGGATCCTCGGTTGTTGCTGGGGTTCCTGGAGGCCAGCAGTCTCCCGGTGGAGGAACGGGCGCCCGCGGAGGCTCCAGGGGTCCGGCGGCTCACGCGCATGGCCCGCGAGCTCAGCGAGGAGGAAGTCCGCGCCCTGTTGTCTGTGGCCAAGGTCCTGCTCGCCCGCCGCGGTGAGGGGCGGACGCGGCCGTAG
- a CDS encoding protein kinase domain-containing protein, whose amino-acid sequence MHPTRLQLPIPGDVVGDYRILGLLGDGGQGRVYRAEAAGQPCALKFLERGAARWGEREAEALLRFKHPGVVGFLGCGRWKDLVHGPFYVAMELVEGLTLYDYVMVHNPSARKAAELMLSLGRALLAVHEAGVLRRDVKRENIMVRLPGEEPVLLDFGLSALEGMPSAGGAGQVIGTLEYVSPEAWRHACEEEERYRPAALDEQYRVAVALELKPPPGAPPSGAEGAKLMDAQGRELSVLPLWQGEGPEDGELHVVVEAPAERWEAVGPYSLKLWEAGGARGLTMDGIVFPQLAGE is encoded by the coding sequence ATGCATCCGACTCGCTTGCAGCTCCCCATCCCAGGCGATGTGGTGGGGGACTATCGGATCCTGGGCCTGCTGGGAGACGGTGGGCAGGGCCGCGTGTACCGCGCCGAGGCGGCGGGCCAGCCCTGCGCGCTGAAGTTCCTGGAGCGCGGCGCGGCGCGGTGGGGCGAGCGCGAGGCGGAGGCGCTTCTGCGCTTCAAGCACCCCGGCGTGGTGGGATTTCTCGGGTGTGGCCGGTGGAAGGACTTGGTCCACGGGCCCTTCTATGTCGCCATGGAGCTGGTGGAGGGGTTGACGCTCTACGACTACGTCATGGTCCACAACCCCTCGGCCCGCAAGGCCGCGGAGCTGATGCTCTCCCTCGGGCGGGCGCTGCTCGCCGTGCATGAGGCCGGGGTGCTCCGCCGGGATGTGAAGCGGGAGAACATCATGGTCCGGCTGCCAGGCGAGGAGCCCGTGCTCTTGGACTTCGGGCTCAGCGCGCTGGAGGGGATGCCGTCCGCCGGAGGGGCGGGGCAGGTGATCGGCACGCTGGAGTACGTCAGCCCGGAGGCCTGGAGGCACGCGTGCGAAGAGGAGGAGCGCTACCGGCCCGCGGCACTGGACGAGCAATACCGCGTGGCAGTGGCGCTTGAGCTGAAGCCCCCGCCCGGAGCACCGCCCTCGGGGGCGGAAGGCGCAAAGTTGATGGATGCCCAGGGGCGGGAGTTATCGGTGCTGCCTCTCTGGCAGGGAGAGGGCCCGGAGGATGGCGAACTGCACGTCGTGGTGGAGGCCCCAGCGGAGCGCTGGGAAGCTGTGGGCCCCTACAGCCTGAAGCTGTGGGAGGCAGGTGGCGCGAGGGGGCTCACAATGGACGGCATCGTCTTTCCGCAACTTGCCGGGGAGTGA
- the folP gene encoding dihydropteroate synthase, which translates to MIRAHPLLAERPEDLEPAFRRMGLPTPAREYLLEKLPQFRLLLTGLTQVEGRFLKGLFESSEAPGREEYPSYVAGDPRTRLGSGMLTGRREQFDRLISAARVDPQLAGLAEALTQALGSVVAPAPLTLGGRTFTFGSRTYVMGVVNVTPDSFSDGGRYASSETAIEHGLKLAQAGADILDVGGESTRPGSQPVSADEEVARVVPVLRELRARTQVPLSVDTTKASVAREALKAGASLINDISGFHFDAELPRVVAEARAACCLMHIQGTPQTMQQSPWYEDILDDVLAFLEEGVSRAVAAGVARESILVDPGIGFGKTLGHNLFLLRRLGDLRVLGLPLLVGTSRKGFLGALTGGKPAGERLAATLGSVAAVAALGGADFVRVHDVAEVRDALAVTEALRAASDGGSLYAKPKVGA; encoded by the coding sequence ATGATCCGCGCCCACCCCCTGCTCGCCGAGCGCCCGGAGGACCTGGAGCCGGCCTTCCGCCGCATGGGGCTGCCCACGCCCGCCCGCGAGTACCTGCTGGAGAAGCTGCCCCAGTTCCGGTTGCTGCTCACCGGACTGACGCAGGTGGAGGGGCGCTTCCTCAAGGGGCTGTTCGAGTCATCCGAAGCGCCCGGCCGCGAGGAGTACCCGTCCTATGTCGCGGGTGATCCGCGCACCCGCCTGGGCAGTGGGATGCTCACGGGCCGCCGCGAGCAGTTCGATCGGTTGATCTCCGCCGCCCGAGTTGATCCGCAGCTCGCCGGGCTCGCTGAGGCGCTGACTCAGGCTCTGGGCTCGGTGGTGGCGCCGGCGCCGCTCACACTGGGAGGACGGACCTTCACCTTCGGCTCACGCACCTACGTCATGGGTGTGGTGAACGTGACGCCGGACAGCTTCTCGGACGGAGGCCGGTACGCCTCCTCGGAGACTGCCATCGAGCACGGGCTGAAGCTCGCGCAGGCGGGAGCGGATATTCTGGACGTGGGCGGCGAGTCCACCCGGCCCGGTTCCCAGCCTGTCTCCGCTGACGAGGAGGTCGCACGTGTGGTGCCGGTCCTTCGGGAGCTGCGCGCGCGCACACAGGTGCCCCTGTCGGTGGACACCACCAAGGCCTCCGTGGCGCGCGAGGCCCTGAAGGCGGGCGCCTCGCTCATCAACGACATCAGCGGCTTCCACTTTGACGCGGAGCTTCCTCGCGTGGTGGCCGAGGCACGCGCCGCCTGTTGCCTCATGCACATCCAGGGTACCCCGCAGACGATGCAGCAATCGCCTTGGTATGAGGACATATTGGACGACGTGCTCGCCTTCCTCGAAGAGGGGGTGTCACGCGCCGTGGCCGCTGGTGTGGCTCGCGAGTCCATCTTGGTGGACCCGGGCATCGGCTTTGGCAAGACGCTGGGTCACAACCTATTTCTCCTTAGGAGGCTGGGTGATCTCAGGGTGTTGGGGCTGCCGCTGCTGGTGGGGACGAGCCGCAAGGGCTTCCTGGGCGCGCTCACGGGCGGCAAGCCAGCGGGCGAGCGTTTGGCCGCCACCCTCGGTTCGGTTGCAGCGGTGGCGGCCCTGGGTGGCGCGGACTTCGTGCGCGTGCACGACGTGGCGGAGGTCCGGGACGCTCTGGCAGTGACCGAGGCGCTCCGCGCTGCCTCGGACGGTGGTTCCCTCTATGCCAAGCCGAAGGTGGGTGCTTGA